A single genomic interval of Roseomonas aeriglobus harbors:
- a CDS encoding peptidase domain-containing ABC transporter — protein MSLDWISSRRIQPVLQAEAAECGLAAITMVAEHHGHRVNLAGLRLRFPTSIKGATLEQLMAIAAELELAPRPVRLELEELAELQLPAILHWDLNHFVVLEAVKPGRSATILDPALGRRVLPLGEVSKHFTGVALELAPTASFKPIEARRRTRLSDLWSRMTDFRGAMAQVIALSAVMQFTALLTPFYIQIAIDEAFPQADSNLLLLLMIGFGAVYILGAVTQALREWVMLSLGQSLSFHMGGNVVRHLIRLPLAYFERRHIGDLMSRIGSIQPIQQLLAHGIASVVIDAALVVTTVIVMIFISPTLSAIVIGSTLLYIALSQTMYPALRRRSEEEIHARAGEESYLMETIRAIRSVKIHGHEAQREGGWRNRYADVIRASYKTRRFAIGLDLGEGLLFNLALVVCIYIGGLQVIAGTLTVGTLLAFLSYRSSFAASAVSLVDRFQEWRLIGLHLDRLSDIVTETKEDFPVAPRRELLAGPAMAVDGLSFSYDPTSRPVLDGIDLDIPSGAFVAVVGPSGAGKTTLMRILLGLLTPGAGAITIDGVRLNPATMAGWRARIGAVMQDDCLLTGTIEDNIAFFDASAKPEDVVRAAMLAEIHNDIVAMPMGYRTLIGDMGAALSAGQRQRVMLARALFRDPDVLFLDEGTANLDPDTEDRIADMIAGLPITRIVIAHRPALIDRAEIVIRVDGGQAIVERRTMPRALGVD, from the coding sequence ATGAGCCTCGACTGGATATCGTCGCGGCGGATTCAGCCGGTGTTGCAGGCAGAGGCCGCCGAATGCGGGCTTGCCGCGATTACGATGGTCGCCGAACATCACGGCCACCGTGTCAACCTGGCGGGCTTGCGCCTGCGCTTCCCGACATCGATCAAGGGTGCGACGCTTGAACAGCTGATGGCGATCGCTGCCGAACTGGAGCTCGCGCCGCGGCCGGTGCGGCTAGAGCTCGAAGAACTGGCGGAGCTCCAACTCCCGGCGATCCTGCACTGGGACCTCAACCATTTCGTCGTGCTGGAAGCGGTGAAGCCCGGCAGATCGGCGACGATCCTCGACCCCGCGCTTGGCCGGCGAGTCCTGCCGCTGGGCGAGGTCAGCAAGCATTTCACCGGCGTCGCACTCGAACTGGCTCCGACCGCGTCGTTCAAGCCGATCGAGGCGCGGCGCAGGACCCGGCTGAGCGACCTGTGGAGCCGGATGACCGATTTCCGCGGCGCCATGGCGCAGGTCATTGCGCTGTCCGCGGTCATGCAGTTCACCGCGCTGCTCACGCCCTTCTACATTCAGATCGCGATCGACGAGGCGTTTCCGCAGGCCGACAGCAACCTGCTGTTACTGCTGATGATCGGCTTCGGTGCGGTATATATCCTTGGCGCCGTGACCCAGGCGCTGCGCGAGTGGGTGATGCTTTCGCTCGGACAGTCGCTGTCGTTCCATATGGGCGGCAACGTCGTGCGTCATCTGATCCGGCTGCCGCTCGCCTATTTCGAGCGTCGCCATATCGGCGACCTGATGTCGCGGATCGGATCGATTCAGCCGATCCAGCAACTGCTCGCGCACGGAATCGCCAGCGTAGTGATCGACGCGGCGCTCGTCGTGACGACCGTGATCGTGATGATCTTCATCAGCCCGACCCTGTCGGCGATCGTGATCGGATCGACCCTGCTCTACATCGCCTTGTCGCAGACGATGTATCCGGCGCTGCGGCGACGGTCCGAGGAGGAAATCCACGCCCGTGCGGGTGAGGAAAGCTATCTGATGGAGACGATCCGGGCGATCCGGTCCGTCAAGATCCACGGGCACGAGGCGCAGCGAGAGGGCGGGTGGCGCAACCGCTATGCCGACGTCATCCGGGCATCGTACAAGACCCGCCGCTTCGCGATCGGGCTCGATCTGGGCGAAGGGTTGCTGTTCAACCTGGCGCTGGTCGTCTGCATCTATATCGGCGGGCTGCAGGTGATAGCCGGCACGCTGACCGTCGGCACGTTGCTCGCCTTTCTGTCATATCGCTCGAGCTTCGCGGCGAGCGCGGTGTCGTTGGTCGACCGGTTCCAGGAATGGCGGCTGATCGGCCTGCACCTCGACCGATTGTCGGATATCGTCACCGAGACGAAGGAAGACTTTCCCGTCGCCCCGCGCCGCGAGCTTCTGGCGGGGCCGGCGATGGCCGTCGACGGCCTGAGCTTCAGCTATGATCCGACATCGCGACCGGTGCTCGACGGCATCGACCTCGACATCCCATCGGGCGCGTTCGTGGCGGTCGTGGGACCGAGCGGAGCGGGCAAGACGACGCTGATGCGTATCCTGCTCGGCCTGCTGACGCCGGGCGCGGGAGCGATCACGATCGACGGCGTGCGACTGAACCCGGCGACGATGGCCGGCTGGCGCGCCCGGATCGGCGCGGTGATGCAGGACGATTGCCTGCTGACCGGCACGATCGAGGACAATATCGCCTTCTTCGATGCGAGCGCGAAGCCCGAGGACGTCGTGCGCGCGGCGATGCTGGCCGAAATTCACAATGACATTGTCGCGATGCCGATGGGGTATCGCACGCTGATCGGCGACATGGGTGCCGCGCTCTCGGCAGGGCAGCGTCAGCGCGTGATGCTCGCCCGCGCGCTGTTCCGCGATCCGGACGTGCTGTTCCTGGACGAAGGGACGGCGAACCTCGATCCCGACACCGAAGATCGCATTGCCGACATGATCGCGGGGCTGCCGATCACCCGCATCGTCATCGCGCATCGACCGGCCCTGATCGACCGGGCGGAGATCGTCATCCGCGTCGACGGGGGCCAGGCCATCGTCGAGCGTCGCACGATGCCGCGAGCGCTCGGGGTCGATTGA
- a CDS encoding TolC family protein yields the protein MTLRSYVSLIAIGMASGCAPPARLTVPPSLFSQDWTDPTAANLPTVADQSLGALLAAPELDALIATARQQSPTLRASDARVQQAAALLTSARSTALPVVTASVQPGGTRLPGQRELFAFDRSFASIDASFDPDLFGRNRALRRGAAGRLRAAALDRVAAGIALEAQIALAYVQRATLARRMTLLDTSIAQAAELDRIMRVRQREGDATRVDVGLQAIRLKQLRAEATRLSEALQETRTSLAVLTGAESPGFSVETGVLDDLIAPALTAPPPAVLIERRPDVRAAEARLRAAGGDVDAARRAFYPSLNLSASLVATTASVGPLVPIARIGNDLLAPIFARSRLKGDLALSLGQQREAAETYRQSVLEALRGVENALSSIRHAREREALLADVEAEARTTTSLARRQYLEGDVDLQRLLDAQDLLISAQDARAIAMQEVLAATIALYAATAA from the coding sequence ATGACCCTGCGTTCCTATGTGTCGCTGATCGCGATCGGCATGGCGTCCGGCTGCGCGCCGCCGGCCCGGCTGACGGTGCCGCCATCGCTCTTTAGCCAGGACTGGACCGATCCGACCGCCGCGAACCTGCCGACCGTAGCCGATCAGAGCCTCGGCGCGCTGCTGGCGGCACCCGAACTGGATGCGCTGATCGCCACCGCGCGACAACAAAGCCCGACGCTGCGCGCCAGCGACGCGCGCGTTCAGCAGGCCGCTGCCCTGCTCACGAGCGCGCGATCGACCGCCCTGCCGGTTGTCACGGCAAGCGTCCAGCCCGGCGGCACCCGCCTGCCCGGACAGCGCGAGCTCTTCGCCTTCGATCGCAGCTTTGCCAGCATCGATGCAAGCTTCGACCCCGACCTGTTCGGCCGCAACCGCGCGTTGCGCCGCGGCGCGGCCGGCCGGCTGCGCGCTGCCGCGCTGGATCGCGTCGCGGCGGGCATCGCGCTCGAAGCGCAGATCGCACTCGCCTATGTCCAGCGCGCGACGCTCGCACGTCGGATGACGTTGCTCGACACGAGCATCGCCCAGGCGGCCGAGCTCGACCGGATCATGCGCGTCCGTCAGCGTGAGGGCGATGCGACGCGGGTCGACGTCGGGCTCCAGGCGATCCGCCTCAAGCAGCTGCGTGCGGAGGCGACGCGCCTGTCGGAAGCTTTGCAGGAAACCCGCACGTCGCTCGCGGTTTTGACGGGTGCGGAATCGCCGGGGTTCTCGGTCGAGACGGGCGTGCTGGACGACCTGATCGCACCTGCGCTCACCGCTCCCCCGCCCGCCGTGCTTATCGAGCGGCGGCCAGACGTTCGCGCAGCGGAGGCCCGGCTGCGCGCCGCCGGTGGCGACGTGGACGCGGCCCGACGCGCTTTCTACCCGTCGCTCAACCTGTCGGCCAGCCTCGTCGCCACGACGGCGTCGGTCGGCCCGCTCGTCCCGATCGCGCGGATCGGCAATGACCTGCTCGCGCCGATCTTTGCGCGATCGCGGCTGAAGGGCGATCTCGCCCTCAGCCTCGGGCAACAACGCGAGGCGGCGGAGACCTACCGGCAATCGGTGCTCGAAGCGCTGCGCGGCGTGGAGAACGCATTGTCCTCGATCCGTCACGCCCGCGAGCGCGAGGCGCTGCTGGCCGACGTCGAGGCGGAGGCTCGGACCACGACGTCGCTCGCGCGCCGGCAATATCTGGAGGGCGACGTCGATCTGCAGCGACTGCTCGATGCGCAGGACCTGCTCATATCGGCGCAGGACGCGCGCGCCATTGCGATGCAGGAAGTGCTGGCCGCCACGATCGCGCTCTACGCGGCCACCGCGGCATAG
- a CDS encoding DUF3459 domain-containing protein, whose translation MPSLTQPPPWWERGTIYQIYPRSFQDTTGDGVGDLAGIIDRLDYVAALGVDAIWLSPIFPSPMADFGYDVADYTGIDPLFGDLATFDRLLAEVHARGLKLILDFVPNHSSDQHPWFRESRSSRDNPKRDWYIWHDPAPDGGPPNNWISDFGGSSWEWDAGTGQYYLHAFLKEQPDLNWRNPELRAAMFDVLRFWFDRGVDGFRIDVLWHIVKAQGFPDNPPNPDWTPDRTQRDTLIQRYSTDQPEAHAIASEMRALADRYGAEKGDARVLIGEIFLPNTAHARWYGTPERPEVHLPFNFQLVENPWDAGVLRRTIAAYEASLPSWGWPNWVFDSHDAARIAARIGEAQARVAAMLLLTLRGTPTLYQGDEIGIGHVPIPPDRIRDPQHFRQPQLDIGRDRSRTPMPWSAAAFAGFSTTEPWLPLNPDWPTRNVAAQSDDPTSMLSLYRRLLALRRATPALTTGAMVLIDVPAGVLAYRRSADGEDRTILLNLTDRPVAVDWTGDVLLSTLDTPANPGRLAPNEGLILA comes from the coding sequence ATGCCATCCCTGACGCAGCCGCCCCCTTGGTGGGAGCGCGGCACCATCTATCAGATCTACCCGCGCTCCTTCCAAGACACGACTGGCGATGGCGTGGGCGATCTGGCAGGGATCATCGACCGGCTCGATTATGTGGCCGCCCTGGGCGTCGATGCCATCTGGCTGTCGCCGATCTTCCCGTCACCGATGGCGGACTTCGGCTATGACGTGGCGGACTATACCGGCATCGATCCGCTGTTCGGCGACCTCGCGACCTTCGACCGGCTGCTGGCTGAGGTCCATGCACGCGGGCTGAAGCTGATCCTCGACTTCGTGCCCAATCACAGCTCGGACCAGCATCCCTGGTTCAGGGAAAGCCGATCGTCGCGCGATAATCCCAAACGCGACTGGTACATCTGGCATGATCCCGCGCCCGATGGTGGTCCACCCAATAATTGGATCAGCGATTTCGGCGGATCGTCGTGGGAATGGGACGCGGGGACAGGACAATATTACCTGCATGCCTTTCTGAAGGAGCAACCTGACCTCAACTGGCGCAATCCCGAGTTGCGCGCGGCGATGTTCGACGTCTTGCGCTTCTGGTTCGACCGCGGCGTCGATGGCTTCCGCATCGACGTGCTTTGGCACATCGTGAAGGCGCAGGGCTTCCCCGACAACCCGCCCAACCCCGATTGGACGCCCGATCGGACGCAGCGGGACACGCTGATCCAGCGCTATTCGACCGACCAGCCCGAGGCGCATGCGATCGCCTCGGAGATGCGCGCGCTGGCCGACCGCTACGGCGCCGAAAAGGGCGACGCCCGCGTTTTGATCGGCGAGATCTTCCTGCCCAATACCGCGCACGCCCGCTGGTACGGCACCCCCGAGCGCCCCGAAGTGCATCTGCCCTTCAACTTCCAGCTCGTCGAAAATCCCTGGGATGCCGGGGTGCTGCGGCGGACAATCGCCGCCTATGAAGCGTCGCTGCCTTCCTGGGGCTGGCCCAATTGGGTCTTCGACAGTCACGACGCCGCCCGGATCGCTGCGCGGATCGGCGAGGCGCAGGCCCGGGTCGCCGCGATGCTGTTGCTGACGCTGCGCGGCACGCCAACGCTGTATCAGGGGGACGAGATCGGCATCGGCCATGTCCCCATCCCGCCAGACCGCATCCGCGATCCCCAGCACTTCCGCCAGCCACAGCTCGACATCGGCCGCGATCGCTCACGCACGCCGATGCCGTGGAGCGCGGCCGCGTTTGCGGGGTTCAGCACGACCGAGCCGTGGTTGCCGCTCAACCCGGACTGGCCGACACGGAACGTGGCAGCGCAGTCCGACGATCCCACGTCGATGCTGTCGCTCTACCGCCGGCTGCTTGCCCTCCGGCGCGCGACGCCCGCGCTGACGACCGGCGCGATGGTGCTGATCGATGTGCCGGCGGGCGTGCTCGCCTATCGTCGTTCGGCGGACGGGGAGGATCGGACCATCCTGCTGAACCTGACCGACAGACCGGTGGCCGTCGATTGGACGGGGGACGTGCTGCTCTCGACGCTCGACACCCCGGCCAACCCGGGCCGCCTCGCGCCCAACGAAGGACTGATCCTCGCATGA
- a CDS encoding HlyD family efflux transporter periplasmic adaptor subunit — MSDALFRQEAIDAQRQRLAGAVVAAVPPSARVYTAVILAVAMAIVLMLVFGSYATNAPVRGVVAYDTGVARVYPRSAAEVRRVLVREGQAVAAGQPLVELGLVQGERGLAEQIAQIDRQIAEIDRQLGIAEGLASSETGALETQRRGLIESVTSLERQRGIASEQVGLAEKAVTRSQRLAKEGAGTQRQVDAARAELLMRKSEVENLTERLITTRASIADLGIKLSQGGLTSGKAASQLRSERSALMTQRADLVRSDHIVLTAPVAGRVAELIAEPGRHATPDGSLVTVVPDGGKLETWFYAPTQAIGFARPGQAVRLRFDAFPYQKYGSGRGVVTDVSRVAVDPAAVDPALGIKEASFRVRVRIDTIGSARATAAGVRPGMTVSGDLVLERRPLWALLFAPIRESLIR; from the coding sequence TTGTCAGACGCGCTTTTCAGACAGGAAGCGATCGATGCGCAGCGCCAGCGACTGGCCGGGGCGGTCGTCGCTGCAGTGCCGCCATCGGCGCGGGTATATACCGCCGTCATCCTGGCGGTGGCGATGGCGATCGTCTTGATGCTGGTCTTCGGCAGCTATGCGACCAATGCCCCCGTCCGTGGTGTCGTCGCATACGACACCGGCGTCGCGCGCGTATATCCGCGCAGCGCCGCCGAAGTGCGCCGCGTTCTGGTGCGCGAGGGTCAGGCGGTTGCCGCCGGACAACCCCTCGTCGAGCTGGGATTGGTACAGGGCGAGCGCGGGCTGGCCGAGCAGATCGCACAGATCGATCGCCAGATCGCCGAGATCGATCGTCAGCTGGGCATCGCCGAAGGCCTCGCGTCGAGCGAGACCGGCGCCCTCGAAACCCAGCGTCGCGGGCTGATCGAGAGCGTGACGTCGCTGGAGCGGCAGCGCGGCATCGCCAGCGAGCAGGTCGGACTGGCCGAAAAGGCGGTGACGCGGAGCCAGAGGCTGGCGAAGGAGGGAGCCGGGACCCAGCGACAGGTCGATGCGGCGCGGGCCGAGCTGCTGATGCGCAAGAGCGAGGTCGAAAACCTGACGGAGCGGCTGATCACGACACGCGCGTCGATCGCCGATCTGGGCATCAAGCTGTCGCAGGGCGGGCTGACGTCGGGCAAGGCGGCATCGCAGCTGCGCAGCGAACGCTCGGCGCTGATGACACAGCGTGCCGACCTCGTCCGCTCCGACCATATCGTTCTGACCGCGCCGGTTGCGGGGCGGGTCGCCGAACTGATCGCGGAGCCAGGGCGGCACGCGACCCCGGATGGGTCCCTGGTGACGGTGGTGCCCGACGGCGGCAAGCTGGAGACATGGTTCTATGCCCCGACCCAGGCGATCGGCTTCGCACGGCCGGGGCAGGCGGTGCGCCTGCGCTTCGATGCCTTTCCGTACCAGAAATACGGCTCCGGCCGCGGGGTCGTGACCGACGTGTCGCGGGTGGCGGTGGATCCGGCCGCGGTCGATCCGGCCCTAGGTATAAAGGAGGCGAGTTTTCGCGTGCGTGTCCGGATCGACACGATCGGCTCCGCGCGCGCTACCGCCGCCGGGGTGCGACCGGGAATGACGGTGTCGGGTGATCTGGTGCTGGAGCGCCGGCCGCTGTGGGCGCTGCTGTTCGCGCCGATCCGCGAAAGCCTGATTCGATGA
- a CDS encoding efflux transporter outer membrane subunit — MRKVILLAGLSTLAGCNFTPKYVQPTAPVAPTFPEATAGSRAATEVGWREFFGDPRLQAYIAAALTNNRDLAQSVARVAQARAQYRITDADRLPQVEGVAGVTRTRQPLNALGFPTTTTSTDQGNGTGGAAESPTSFTFTQYSLGVQVPSYELDFWGRVRNTAEAARREYLATVEAERAFRISLVAQVAAAYLQIRAGEEQIALAERTLTGRREAVAIARKRMDAGVTSTVDFDQARLLVTQAETQLAELRRTTAQSENLLTVLIGGPIPGPLPAPRPLSDAGQFAAIEPGLPSALLANRPDVLQAEQRLRAANANIGVARASFLPTISLTGLLGFISPALGGLISGDSVQYRVGANATQPILTWGKRSAGIALTQAQADELVAAYQKATQTAFREVADALVARRRYIEQIDAQGRAIEAQRRLVRVARLRYDNGLSIYLEVLDAERNLFSAEQQLLQLRSAQLQNDVSLYTALGGGLREVASSG; from the coding sequence ATGCGTAAGGTCATCCTGCTCGCAGGATTGAGCACGCTCGCCGGCTGCAATTTCACGCCGAAATATGTCCAGCCCACCGCTCCCGTCGCGCCGACGTTCCCGGAAGCGACGGCCGGGAGCCGGGCGGCGACCGAGGTGGGTTGGCGCGAATTCTTCGGCGATCCGCGGTTGCAGGCGTATATCGCGGCGGCGCTGACCAACAACCGCGACCTGGCCCAATCGGTCGCGCGCGTGGCACAGGCACGTGCCCAATACCGCATCACCGACGCCGATCGCCTGCCGCAGGTGGAGGGCGTCGCCGGGGTGACCCGCACGCGCCAGCCGCTCAATGCGCTGGGCTTTCCGACGACCACGACGTCAACCGACCAGGGCAATGGTACGGGTGGCGCGGCAGAGTCCCCGACAAGCTTCACCTTCACCCAATATTCGCTGGGCGTTCAGGTCCCGAGCTACGAGCTCGACTTCTGGGGCCGCGTTCGCAACACCGCGGAAGCCGCACGGCGCGAATATCTGGCGACGGTCGAGGCCGAGCGCGCCTTTCGCATCTCGCTCGTCGCCCAGGTGGCCGCGGCCTATCTTCAGATCCGCGCGGGCGAGGAACAGATCGCGCTGGCGGAACGCACGCTGACCGGACGGCGCGAGGCAGTCGCCATCGCGCGCAAGCGAATGGACGCGGGGGTGACCTCCACGGTCGATTTCGATCAGGCGCGGCTGCTCGTCACCCAGGCGGAAACGCAGCTGGCCGAGCTTCGGCGGACGACGGCACAGTCGGAAAACCTGCTGACGGTGCTGATCGGCGGTCCGATCCCCGGGCCGCTTCCGGCACCCCGCCCGCTGTCCGATGCCGGGCAGTTCGCGGCGATCGAACCCGGCCTGCCCTCCGCGCTGCTCGCCAATCGTCCCGACGTGCTCCAGGCCGAACAGCGGCTGCGTGCGGCCAATGCCAACATCGGTGTCGCCCGCGCATCGTTCCTGCCGACGATCTCGCTGACCGGACTGCTCGGCTTCATCTCGCCGGCGCTGGGCGGTCTGATATCGGGCGACTCGGTGCAGTACCGCGTGGGTGCCAATGCGACCCAGCCGATCCTGACGTGGGGCAAGCGCAGCGCCGGCATCGCCCTGACCCAGGCTCAGGCGGACGAACTCGTGGCGGCCTATCAGAAGGCCACGCAGACGGCTTTTCGCGAAGTGGCCGACGCATTGGTCGCCCGACGCCGCTATATCGAGCAAATCGACGCGCAGGGACGCGCGATCGAAGCGCAGCGCCGGCTCGTCCGGGTCGCCCGACTGCGCTACGACAACGGCCTGTCGATCTATCTGGAAGTGCTCGACGCGGAGCGAAACCTGTTCAGTGCGGAACAGCAGCTGCTGCAGTTGCGCAGCGCCCAGCTACAGAATGACGTGTCGCTTTACACCGCGCTCGGCGGCGGCCTGAGAGAAGTCGCATCGAGCGGATGA